Sequence from the Helianthus annuus cultivar XRQ/B chromosome 13, HanXRQr2.0-SUNRISE, whole genome shotgun sequence genome:
TtaatccaagcaaatataaaggcaacggatacttacacgcgtgatatcgtgagtccgcaaccactcacggtcagccttcAGCTGGTCCATAGAGGAcgccaaggcatccttggcctcaacagcGGCATCAGCCCGCTCTTCCGCAAccgacacgcgggcagtaaggtctttaaccgcgacctcccgggcctgaacctcagcctgtcaaaaAACAGAAAACAGGTTACtcgataaacattttcaaaacaatgaaatataCAACAAAGGTAACaaacatacctgaaggctggcaacaaccTTACCCAAGCGGATACGCTCCGCGTTCGCCTCTTACAGAGCCTTCGAAGTGCGGCTCTCCTTCTCTTCGGCCTCctcaagggcctttgcagcaTGCGCCCCGGCTTCATTGGCCTCTTCCAGCGCCTTAACAGCCAGGGCCTCTGCTTGTTGCGCTTTAACCGCAATCGCCTCAGCTGCAGCTTTCTCCTTTcccaaggcaacgttcgctgccttggcattcgtcaactcctgacgagcacgaaacagattgtcattctgcttcgcccaagattcattccacttcttgcgctcattggaataCTTTTCATTCCAACtattgcgttcatcagaaagaagtttggcaagagtacgaacctgtttcagctgagcagtggcagcccactccgaggtctgcttctgcttctcaaaagcagctctatccttctcaagctgctccgcacccgcacgagcagccttgaccaactcttccgcttcggcTCGCAAGCGAGCAGCTTCATCCTCTCTGCGGCCTAACACCCGATAGTCTTCCAAAATGGcgttcgccactatggaacttcctactagcatgGTAGAAAGTTGGTTGATCCGCAGCTCACGGGGTGCCGAACGGGCACGATCAACTTCAAacggggtgcccagaccacccaaaatctccttgcACGCAGAAGGGTCATTGGAAATAtgatccccctgcataacagtccaggggggtcggtgataaacagtacttcgaccctgggtataggtgcggtagtaatactccaattcagactccccaggctgaattggaggcccatcataacccgcaccaccggcagacgaaccggtacccttctcaccagcaggagacttccgcggctcagcatcctgctgccgcacctcagcatcagacttctgcttaccagcatctgaaaacctcaagtccaatccatcacctcattaggagagatcagattgtctgAGGAATCCACAGTGTCGAATATCTGGTCAGCAGTCGTTTCCACCGTCTTCTCCACGGTGGGATCGCGAACCGGCCCAACAAAAGGGGCCGTAGGCTCCTTGGGCACAACAGTCTCCATCGGTACCCCCGCACCCGCAGCAGCGGTATGCAGGGGAGACGAAGGGAAGTCAAAGAAAGAATACCCTgcatctcgggattctgcaaCACAAAGAGCAACAATTGTTAAACCAACATATTGTACATGCAAAACAATGAAACGGaatatacttaccagcagcaaccgcaggtttcttttgcgccggagcagcccttttggtctgcagtctccgacgctttggttcaccaccaccagcagctttctgctctggtCCTCTTTTCTCACCAACAATAGGGGGAACCGCAGCAGTTCCACcccgcagccgcaccactacctacAACACCCAagccctcaagggtgtcagatactaccacgtaatcggtataccCACGGtaacaagatcgataggtacctgcggcttcagaaactgaagaaggggcaactgagccttcagaactccccttgccacgaccccgcGCGGTTTTCTTCACCGGTTTCTTCTCCGCATACTTTTTGGGAATGCGcttctcaaacttccccaaatccgcaaggataCCTGGATTGACACAATCAAGAAAACCAGTCAAAAAGATAAACTGGAAAAACAAATGCAACGTACGAACTACCTCTTGCGTCTCCCAGCACCGGAGCATCCAGCACCGCACGCGACGGTACGCGGAAGTTGCTAAGAATTTCTAGGTTGAAGcctttcttcagctcaaccgcaATAAGCTCAACCCGGCACtcgaaatcgggctcaaacattctccacaagccaaccgcatccgctgatacaACACATGCATGCAGGTTACTACAAGGCTTAGGAAATAAGGAAAACAACAAAGAGTAACaaacttaccaccactcttttcccgcaaaacgggccttgccttcctatccggTCAGCATCATCCGCAATACCCACAGCTGATTGTTATCCAACTTCttaagttcaataggccgcagcctagagaaccaatccacagtctttgcggtggcaacaggaatatcttcatcagaaactccaacgttgacattcctgaaagacatgcTGGCATAGACTGCACAGGCTTTCACatagaagaatttcttcttccagcctgtcacacccttagggggcgtcatcaacttcaagctcccatgccgttgagtaaacgagaaaaaaccggtgttcaTCGTCAACTGGTAGAATCGCCGGAAATTTTCCACTGTAATGGGCAAGCCATGGGCACGGAATGTATATTCAAAGTTCCTAATTCGGAACATTCCAAagggactaagttgggagatatggagatgataatactccaacacctccgcaacgaacaccgtcaccggcaacctaaggttgccgtcGTTGAAAAAATCGGCCCACAAAgttatataaccggccggagcatcggcaccggtatcCCCCTCTTGTGGGTAGGTGGCATCCCAATCGTCGGCCATCTGCACAGTGGTCATCAGGAGTTTAAAAccaccctttgaccacttcaacaccggtaacccaccaccgggaacgtcaacgtcattatcttcgtcttcatcagccgctactaccggctgttcagggttttcaccctccacattgtgtggacttgatggttcagccatcagatatatcaaagaaacagaagacAGTGAGTGGAAAAACTAAAAACCTCACCGGAACTTCAAGaaatatcgtcggagaagacaaagaaaaagttttctctcaccggcaaaattttgaaatttcaaacaagtgaggggaaaccacgaacggtttccccttatatacccatcgcaattaatgcggagggagaaaacgaatcatcacgttcaaaaagagcgaattgcgcgacaccacgtgtcaagcgccgttttcgctgacagttatcacgcgcgcgtggccgcctacgcgcctgacataggagacgtttacactccttgccacagtgcatttaatgcctcgggcagtgcaaatgtcctttcatttcagcacatgccagaaagatctcaccaacttccaccaactcacacgtgagatcagccacgtaggcaagaaaaagcgactacattatccaacaataagcggcatgcggtttctctggtataccgcaccataacccataccgcatgtcgttttttaacatacccctaaaaataggtaaaaatatatatctctacactataagggggtataatacctatccgcactacccacgagcacacgtggaatatgcggacatgacacacacgagcccgttcaggtgtgtcagatgctcagaaccagcgttgttcttcggactgaaccgcatctcagacacaggtaaaccgcatcgccttcattttcttcaagcttcaaatccctcatgtccggttcacaaccgcagagggtacatgaacaccttctttaacataaagaaggaagggaatgtacgcgcgcgcacatcagcaaccctgactcctgaaccttcaagagctacatccgagcaacacacccgcttcgagcgaatatggtaatgcaaaaccgcagacactcacgagtagctacggacataaccatagcttccgcagactggttgctacggaagagccaagctcaccccacatcaccgagcgaagctacttcaaggcaaactcggtattggagcgtgaaggtaagtggctccagaaagaacgcagataAGCACTCTAAACaagcccttgtcgaacaacaagcatccgaacagcggtaacaagtctgcttatgactttgtttgcccgcctatgggccgcatagaataaacaatggtgggcatacccttgcctatgaccatgtttatttacccatagtacaaagctacattgttcgaccaaacatggccaacaatgacgcaacgaggtaaccgcaaaggacgtgcggttactagagagctatgacgacgaacacgaaaacccaacaaaaacggatcgtcatctcatgactagatgctgaacatagagcttgagcaaagcacttacaagcatCAACTACTTTTGATCCCGATCTCAGAGATTGATccaaagtttcttttcttcttcatgcaccacttCAACAAGTGGTTTGAAGACAAGACCACCTCTCAGAGGTTGAAAGCTTGTgcataccttcaaaccaccatctcagaggttggttcgaagtttgtgcagcattactaacaaagtctccaagagaccttcggcacaacaacaggtggcaacccacctggtgacataaaacggctgagaatttcgcatcagacgaaattccttcaccggtacggaagaggcgtcagatgacccttccagacctccagcttgatttacatacagaaaagaccatccacatggtctaggatcttctccagactccaaactaccttccaaacaccatagtccagtactcctcccacatacaacttatatgtggcagcaacactagactggggggacttgaaggggtatggtcccagatctcgcgtcagcatcgaccgcgagtgaccattacccttatcaaaacccccaccagctaacaacctacttgtgcccatgcgagaacgcatcggcacaagggttgaatccaatctatctagtaacgaaggaggacttacatggaacatgagaacggtagagtgatgcgacatagcatcacatctggtgtatgaaaacggaagtattcacagcgatgcggcctcgcaccgcgtccagtgaacacttctatcaatacaaggaagccttaccttaggcatagaagaagatgaacataacggtgcggctggcaccgcaccatatgggcattttcgtcacgacaagggatgcaggcaaataatctccgcggacgacgatgcggccagcaccgcatctcgcgtatttcttgatcacaagtaggagacgcggtaacctcagacgttaccgcatgcagcgatgcggcttgcaccgcatcctatgcactcaacaagtgggactgacaccacagtgcaagtgatACCAATGGCAgctacctgtcagagctacgtgagcaatggactgacgtggcgtaacctccacaaccgacaagcctgacacacctgcaaaggtgcagcacgtcgtcagtccatccatcatcctcctccttcactcctcggctataaataccaggtttgaggtatatctcttcacaactctctcactactactactatcttaccttgcttctcaagcaaactactgattctcacgccggagagtggtaacaaggagcaccccccaccccatcctccttgttacgagtcacggcttgtttccttgtgcaggagatcgaccaccggtgatccagccagcgatccttgAGAGggagggattaacccttcttgacgagaccggtgtgttaaccctgcccggttaaccattgtttcatcaccaTCCAAACAACATCCGTACCACGTAGATTCCGATCAAACACGATATTCACTTTTATAGTTTTCGATCAATGTAAACATCGGTTGATATCTTTTTTGGCATATCATAATTCTATTTTTAGTTTTTTCTGTTATTATAATGAGCATCAGTGTCGTAATAAACTGAATTAATATCGACCGAATTCCCGCCGCAGCGCGCTACGGTGTTTTActagttattatatattttggttCAATACAAATCTGATTCACCTGCGATATCAAGACAACTAAACTGGGATGACTGCTTTGTCATATCATTGTCAATGGCAGTCAAAACTTCCATAAGCAACATATCATTCTACCTACAAATGTTCGAAAATTCAGTCAAATCAAGATCACTACCGAATGCCAAGACAATCCATCAGCATTTCCTGAAGAACAATACCATATACAGCTCAATTATACTAGACAAACTCACCCGTGTCTACATATCCTTTCACAAACTCGAACATGCCCGCCAaatgttcgatgaaatgcctaaccCAGAAAGAAAGAACAATGTGTTGTTATGGAATCAGTTGATCAGAGCTTATGCTTGGGAAGGACCCTTTGATCATGCCATTGAGTTGTATGTTCAAATGCTGCAGTCTGGGGTCACACCGAATAAGTATACTTACCCGTTTGCTTTGAAAGCGTGTTCCGCAGTTCGGGATGTTGAGCTTGGTAAAATGATTCATGAGCGTGTGAAAAGCGAGCTTCTTGATGATGATGTTTATGTTTGTACGGCATTGGTTGATTTTTACGCGAAATGTGGTTTGTTAGGTGATGCACGacaggtgtttgataaaatgtcgAACAGAGATGTTGTGGCGTGGAATGCTATGATTGCAGGGAGTTCTCTTCACGGGTTGTATAACGAAACAATTGGGTTGGTTAAGGAAATGCAGGAGGTGGGATTGCGGCCTAATTCGTCAACTGTCGTGGCGATTCTTCCAGCTATCGGGGAAGCATGTGAGTTAAAGTTAGGAAAAGCCGTTCACGCGTTTTGTTTAAGGAGAAGATATGACGGTGATGTGGTTGTCGGAACCGGGTTGTTAGACATGTATGCGAAATGCGAACGCTTGGATTACACAAGAAGAGTTTTCGATCTAATTAATGTAAAAAACGAGGTAACATGGAGTGCTATGATAGCGGCATGTGTCGCTTGTGATTCAACCATGGAGGCACTTGAACTATTTGACCatgtagtaaaaaacggttgtaCAAACATATCTCCTATTATGCTTGCAACCGTTCTTCGTGCGTGTGCTAATCTTACGGACATTAACAAAGGAAGATGGATACACGGTTATTCAATCAAATTAGGGTTCGTTTCTTATTTAATAGTTAGTAACACCCTTGTTTCACTCTACTCCAAGTGCGGGATCATAGACGATGCATTgacgttttttaatgaaatggATGTAAAAGATACTGTATCTTTCAACACCATCATATCCGGATGCGTGCAAAATGGTGATGCAGGGGTCGCTTTAAATATGATAAAAAATATGAGATCATTCGGTATAAATCCGGATATAGAAACCATGATCGGCTTCTTTCCGGCATGTTCACATTTAGCAGCTCTACAACACGGAGCCTGTGGTCATAGCTACGCTATAACTCAAGGATTTACCGAATCTACAAAAGTTTGTAATGCGATTATCGACATGTACTCGAAGTGTGGGAAAATAGACATCGCATGGTTAGTGTTCGATCAAATGCATAAACGGGATTTGATCTCATGGAACGCTATGATTTTAGGTTACGGCATACACGGATTCGGGTCGGAAGCAGTTTCGTTGTTCGAACATATGCAAACCGCAGGTTTCAGTCCGGATGATGTCACGTTTATCTGCCTGTTATCCGCTTGCAGCCACTCGAAACTAGTCGCAGAAGGGAAACATTGGTTTACCTCCATGATTAATAAATTTCAAATCACACCGAGGAAAGAACACTACTTGTGTATGGTGGATCTTTTGGGTCGGGCCGGGCTTTTAAACGAGGCTTACCGGTTCATTGTTAGGATGCCGTTTAAGCCTGATGTTCGTATCTGGAGCGCGTTGCTTGGAGCTTGTAGAATACATAAAAACGTTGACTTAGGGGAAAAAATTTCAAGAAATATCGAGATTCTTGGACCCGAAAGTACTGGGAATTTTGTTCTTTTATCTAATATATATAGTACAGCGAAACGATGGGACGATGCAGCCCGGACCCGCGTGTTGCAAAGGGAAAAAGGGTTTAAGAAAAGCCCGGGGTGCAGTTGGGTTGAAATAAACGGGGTTGTGCACGCGTTTGTGGGTGGAGATCGGTCACATCCACAATGGTTGTTAATAAACCGACGGCTAGATGAACTATTAGCGGCGATGAAAACGTTGGGGTATGATGGAGACTACAGTTTTGTTCTTCAGGATGTTGAAGAAGAGGAAAAAGGGCATATTTTGCTTTATCACAGTGAGAAGTTAGCTGTTGCATTGGCTGATGTTAGTTTAGTCCCGGGTAAGGCGATACTGGTGACGAAAAATTTACGGGTGTGTGTGGATTGCCATACAGCGTTAAAGTATATGAGTACTATAACGAATAGAGCGATAACCGTTAGGGATACGGTCCGTTTTCACCATTTTAAAGATGGAACTTGTAACTGTGGAGATTTCTGGTAGGGTTGGTGTTTAAAGTGGAATTTGTTACTCATGTTCAAAAAattcatggttgtaaaacaaggtttccaaggccgagtattccacgagtagtcgctacaaggtaggctgccgaggcgactttctctgCCActgcctaattactcggaatcggtTAAACGCGGCCAACCTCGGCCAAAATCatatctagtaggtcaactcgggccgattttgacttaaaaaataacaaaacataatttctatgcctatcatattaaagaatgaatatcattttcacgtatttttatagatattagtaaatttatgttatttgacatatatttaatttccaaaaactaatttctttataatttaacatgtccgagtactcccctagtactctcaactccccggtcgaccgactagggagcgtcTAGCGACTTTTTCAACTATGGTTCAAATGGGTCAAATGAAATAATAGCTAAAAGGGGCGGGCCAAATGGGTTGAATAGTCCAATGGGGTTGACTGGTTGAGAACTAGACATTGTTCCAAAATGAATTTTTAAAATGACCTCCTAAATTGTTTTATTTAGATATATTTaaatttgttaaacataaaataaaaatattatttaattgataaAGAAGTGTTTGCGGGTCAACCCGTTACCCATATTGCCGATCACATTGAGCTACTTTTAAGTATATGACCTAAAATTGTTCCCTCTAGGCTAATTGCAAAAGATATCTTGCATCAATTCTTTAGTTGGTGGCCGATTAAACGAGTCGTGTTTATAAGATGGTGATTTAAATCGGACACAAACTCAAAAACCTTATACGAATTGGACGATACCAACCAAGTATTTGAGTCTTCACAAAAACCGAGTCTATAACATCACTAGTACCAGCGTCAAGCACAAAAACTTAGTCCTTAACAAAACTAGAGCCGCAAGCGTCTTTTTCTCTCCACTCGTCTTTTTCTCTCAACTCGAGGCACTGCTTTCAGTAAGCGTCTTTTTCTTTCCACTCGAGGCACTGCCTTCAGTTGATGCTGTAAGAAAAGCATCctgaattattattattcaatTAAAGTAACTATGATTGTATCTTCAAGTAACATGACAATACTtgtgatattattattatattgaaTTAAAGGAGTTTGTAAACTCACAGTTGCAGGATCCTGACTGGAACTAGGATGTAAATCGGCAAAAGTTAATGGCAAAAGAAGGAACCTCTCCTCCGGAACATTTAGTGGCTCATCATCAGAGACGATGCCAGGAGTTTCATCCTgaaatttataataataatattttattataggATTTGAATAAAAATCGCTactaaaaacatgataaacgGCAGTGGTGTGCATACATATATATTAACAACAATAAtattaggtagcgttcgtttcatggaatggaatggaattaggaagtttttctttgtaaaattgatcttggttgggggagggaggaatttgaaatcccatgaatttctttaatcaatgaaatttgtgactatttcaacattccattccattccttcattagagtgaaggatttctaaggaatgttgaaatagtcacaaatttcattgattaaagaaattcatgggatttcaaattcctccctcccccaaccaagatcaattttacaaagaaaaacttcctaattccattccattccatgaaacgaacgctaccttagtGGTTACAAAAGACACTGACTGAGCATCCCATGTTATcaaatatacacacacacatatatatctgAAAATACACACACAAATACACAAACAGGTATGTGTGTTCAACAAGCTTCTTCAAACGAATCAATCAAAGAAAGGGCTGGCTAGGGTAAATCGTATCTTTTAACAACAATATTTTGATTAGGGCTCATACAGAATCATATCTATTAACAACAATATATTACAAAACTAGGGCTCACATAGAATCGGACCTGCGATTGGGGACAGAGTCAGTGAGCTATTTGAATGGGAGATGAACGATCAGTTGGGAATCGGGCCTCTACGGATCAAACGGAAAACCCGAGTCCATCACCAATTCCaaggaaaacccggtaacccatcCGCCCGTATACATGACGGTGGAATTATTGGTAAAACCTATTTAGCTCAAGAGACTAGTCAAATGGGTTGTTTAGTCCAAAGGGTTGGGAACGTATGATAAAAAAAGTGTTTGTGGGTCAACCCATCCCGTTACCCATCTTGTCCATCAAATTGAGCTACTTTTAAATATATGAGCAAAAATTGTTCCCTCTTAAGCAGTGACGGACCCATTAATTATTTGTTGGGGGTGCGAATGAGGtgtttaatcatattttcaagggTGCGTTCGAGTTTTTTgtctaaaatatacactaatttttttaagGGGTGCGGCCGTTCATCTTGGCCAAAGGATAGGTCCGCCCCTGCCCTTAAGATAAATGCAAATGATATCTTGCATCAATATTAAAGTTCGTGTCTGATTAAACAAGTCGTGTTTATGAGAATGAGATGGTTGTTTAAATCATACATGAACTCAAAGTCGTATACGAAACGGATGTGACATGATTCGCGTATTCACACGATGACACCAACATGATCAAAGAACCATTATAAAGTTAGTCCTTgacttttgtcattttcaaccaccaccacctcccaccacccgTCGCATCACAACCTTCTATCATCGCCACCACCACCTGCATGcaccccaccaccatcaccaccatcaccacccaccatttCCACCACCATCGGCCACTTTGCCGCCACCCACGTCATTAAccaacaccaccgccaccatcgtAAACCAGCAaccaccgccatcatcttcaCTGTAAATCGGCACACCACTATCTCCATACCATCGCATGTGCAAAAAAAAGGAAGAAAAATGTGGTTTGATCAGTATGCCCATAAGTTGACTGACCTTTTTGAATGGAGTTAGCGGGTTGgatgaaaataacaaaaaatgacaaaagtcagggactaaaatggcagaaaaagaaactatttagactaaaatagaagaaaaaaactatttggactaaaatgacatttttggtcaaaccttagggactaaaatgacaatttactctttataatataaaatacaATAATGCTTAATAGATTTATTCTAACTAAAATTATGATATAAAATACAATAATACTTAATAGGTTTAAGTTTTGACATAAAGTATACTAAAACCTTACAAGGAAGGTTGCGGATTCAACCCAAAAATGACTCACATTATTATATACATCAAATGACAATACCACTTTGGCACTTTGCTACAGTGGTGTTGTcaatttttttttccatttttttgttctttttctttctttcttttcttttttggtttttttttcttttttatttttaccttttaaTTTTCAGCATTAACTCTTACAACCCTTTAATTTTCTAAATACTTTTTAATCGAGTTTTAcgactttatttttatttacgtgtcgATATAAACTTAAGTTGATTTACATTCGACATGATTTATTTTGTGTTTatttacgattttaccctcagtATAAAATTCGTTTTAATACTTTTTTTTACAagactatggtagtgttttgttttaattgtttggcTCGATTGAATTTTTATTCGTTATGCCAAGCGGTAGTttttccatcgttttagttttttttttagcaaaagtatggtagtattttgttttactttgtttactcagtgttttgttttaattgtttggcTCGATTTAATTTTTATTCGTCATAGTttttccatcgttttagtttttttttagcaaaagtatggtagtattttgttttactttgtttactcaatgtaatttttttgagatcgtgttatgagtagtatgtacaagtaactaaAACACAGACATACATGCTATGAGAAAGAAATATTTGGTTTAAtaccccgcaacgcgggcgggcaaAACCTAGTTTAGACTAAACACAAAATCATAAAAAAAGTGTTATATATGAGTCTTTGCATTGAGAGCCCTGCTTTCTATAGATGGCTTCAATTGTATTTATATATTGTGTACATAGCATTTGCTTACAATTTAAATAAAATTGATGTGATTCATTGAATTGCAATATTTTGTTTTTCATATATCctttaactaggttagaaccctgtgtattacacgggattaagttaataaaatattaaattattaaataagcaaaaaaataataaaaacattgaaaaggaaatactaaagaaaagaaatattcataaattaaatattataaagaaaaataataaatcgTTAAGAAACTTTCTCGTCAACTGACTCGACGGGGAATTCGTTCTCTTACTCATTGCCAACCAGTTACTCCCCTGCCTTGGCATAAACAGGCTAAAGGGTTCTTTAGCTCTTAATgggttcttaatggttcagatctcttacctcttactggttcataacttaatggttcagac
This genomic interval carries:
- the LOC110898365 gene encoding pentatricopeptide repeat-containing protein At3g16610, translated to MAVKTSISNISFYLQMFENSVKSRSLPNAKTIHQHFLKNNTIYSSIILDKLTRVYISFHKLEHARQMFDEMPNPERKNNVLLWNQLIRAYAWEGPFDHAIELYVQMLQSGVTPNKYTYPFALKACSAVRDVELGKMIHERVKSELLDDDVYVCTALVDFYAKCGLLGDARQVFDKMSNRDVVAWNAMIAGSSLHGLYNETIGLVKEMQEVGLRPNSSTVVAILPAIGEACELKLGKAVHAFCLRRRYDGDVVVGTGLLDMYAKCERLDYTRRVFDLINVKNEVTWSAMIAACVACDSTMEALELFDHVVKNGCTNISPIMLATVLRACANLTDINKGRWIHGYSIKLGFVSYLIVSNTLVSLYSKCGIIDDALTFFNEMDVKDTVSFNTIISGCVQNGDAGVALNMIKNMRSFGINPDIETMIGFFPACSHLAALQHGACGHSYAITQGFTESTKVCNAIIDMYSKCGKIDIAWLVFDQMHKRDLISWNAMILGYGIHGFGSEAVSLFEHMQTAGFSPDDVTFICLLSACSHSKLVAEGKHWFTSMINKFQITPRKEHYLCMVDLLGRAGLLNEAYRFIVRMPFKPDVRIWSALLGACRIHKNVDLGEKISRNIEILGPESTGNFVLLSNIYSTAKRWDDAARTRVLQREKGFKKSPGCSWVEINGVVHAFVGGDRSHPQWLLINRRLDELLAAMKTLGYDGDYSFVLQDVEEEEKGHILLYHSEKLAVALADVSLVPGKAILVTKNLRVCVDCHTALKYMSTITNRAITVRDTVRFHHFKDGTCNCGDFW